One segment of Micromonospora parathelypteridis DNA contains the following:
- a CDS encoding rhamnulokinase gives MTAVRLAAVDVGASSGRVMLARIGPGMVELTEAHRFRNEPVRVAGTLHWDVLALYRGVLEGLRAAGPVAGIGIDTWAVDYGLLDATGALLGNPVHYRDGRTEGVSDRVAKQLGPERLYATTGLQHLPFNTLYQLAAAAGTPQMETAHRLLLIPDLIAYWLTGEVGAEVTNASTTQLYDLRRRAWATDLMSDAGIRSELFPPLREPGTRIGPVLPALDLPGSPDVMSVGSHDTASAVVGVPAAGEHFAYISCGTWSLVGVELDAPVLSEPSRRANFTNESGVDGTIRYLRNVMGLWPLQESLRTWGTTDLPTLLRQAAEEPAFRSVLDPDDPTFLPPGDMPARIAQACRRTGEPVPDSPAATVRCILDSLALAHRRAVEQVQRLSDRHVDAVHVVGGGARNNLLCQLTADACGLPVLAGPVEATALGNALVQARALGVIGGDLASLRSVLRETQQIVRYEPRGDAAARAAARRLGWED, from the coding sequence ATGACCGCCGTGCGACTGGCCGCTGTGGACGTGGGCGCGTCCAGTGGCCGGGTCATGCTCGCGCGCATCGGGCCGGGGATGGTGGAGCTCACCGAGGCGCACCGGTTCCGCAACGAACCGGTGCGGGTCGCGGGCACCCTGCACTGGGACGTCCTGGCGCTCTACCGGGGTGTGCTGGAAGGGCTGAGGGCTGCCGGCCCGGTCGCCGGCATCGGCATCGACACCTGGGCGGTCGACTACGGGCTGCTCGACGCCACCGGCGCTCTGCTCGGCAACCCGGTGCACTACCGCGACGGGCGTACCGAGGGCGTCAGCGACCGGGTGGCGAAGCAGCTCGGACCGGAGCGGCTCTATGCCACGACGGGGCTGCAACACCTGCCCTTCAACACCCTCTACCAGCTCGCCGCCGCCGCCGGTACACCCCAGATGGAGACCGCGCACCGGCTGCTGCTGATTCCGGACCTCATCGCGTACTGGCTCACCGGTGAGGTCGGCGCCGAGGTCACCAACGCCTCCACCACCCAGCTGTACGACCTGCGTCGCCGCGCCTGGGCGACCGACCTGATGAGCGACGCCGGGATCCGCAGCGAGCTGTTCCCGCCGCTGCGCGAGCCGGGCACCCGGATTGGTCCGGTCCTGCCCGCGCTCGACCTACCCGGATCACCCGACGTCATGTCGGTGGGATCGCATGACACGGCCTCGGCGGTGGTCGGTGTGCCGGCGGCCGGTGAGCACTTTGCCTACATCTCCTGCGGCACCTGGTCTCTGGTCGGGGTCGAGCTGGACGCCCCGGTGCTCAGCGAGCCGAGCCGGCGGGCCAACTTCACCAACGAATCCGGCGTCGACGGCACGATCCGCTACCTGCGGAACGTGATGGGCCTCTGGCCACTGCAGGAGTCGCTGCGTACCTGGGGCACCACGGACCTTCCCACGCTGCTCCGGCAGGCGGCCGAGGAACCGGCCTTCCGTTCGGTGCTGGATCCGGACGACCCGACCTTCTTGCCGCCCGGCGACATGCCCGCCCGCATCGCCCAAGCGTGTCGGCGTACCGGTGAGCCCGTACCGGACAGTCCAGCGGCCACGGTCCGGTGCATCCTGGACAGCCTCGCACTGGCGCACCGGCGCGCTGTCGAGCAGGTGCAACGGCTCTCCGATCGGCACGTCGACGCGGTGCACGTCGTCGGCGGTGGCGCCCGCAACAACCTGCTGTGTCAGCTCACCGCCGACGCCTGCGGCCTGCCGGTGCTCGCCGGGCCGGTCGAGGCCACCGCCCTGGGCAACGCGCTGGTGCAGGCCCGCGCCCTCGGCGTGATCGGCGGTGACCTCGCGTCGTTACGGTCCGTGCTACGGGAGACTCAACAGATCGTGCGGTACGAGCCACGCGGCGACGCGGCGGCGCGGGCGGCTGCCCGACGCCTCGGATGGGAGGACTGA
- a CDS encoding bifunctional aldolase/short-chain dehydrogenase, with protein sequence MQSEVQALIARSNRLGADPTTTNYAGGNTSAKGAATDPVTGGPVELLWVKGSGGDLGTLTQSGLAALRMDRLRALVDVYPGIEREDEMVAAFDYCLHGRGGAAPSLDTAMHGLVDAAHVDHLHPDAGIAIATAADGPELTKEIFGDRVLWVPWRRPGFQLGLDIAAVARANPQAIGVILGGHGITAWGGTSDECERHSLEIIRAAQAYLDERGRAEPFGPVIAGYEPLPTDERRRRAAALFPVLRGLASTDRPQVGHFTDSPGVLDFVSREKHPTLAALGTSCPDHFLRTKVRPMVLDLPPTAPVEDVIARLRELHTAYRDDYRAYYERHANADSPPMRGADPAVVLVPGVGMFSFGANKQTARVAGEFYVNAINVMRGAEAVSRYAPIDEAEKFRIEYWALEEAKLQRMPKSKALATRVAFVTGGGSGIGRAIAHRLAAEGACVVVADRDAQAATAVAAEIGGADVAVAVAADVSDGKAVAGALREAVLAFGGVDLVVNNAGLSLSKSLLETTEADWDIQHDVMAKGSFLVSREAARVLLAQGMGGDIVYISSKNSLFAGPNNVAYGAAKADQAHQVRLLAAELGGHGIRVNGVNPDGVVRGSGIFAGGWGAQRAAVYGVPEEKLGEFYAQRTLLKREVLPEHVANAVFVLTGGELSHTTGLHVPVDAGVAAAFLR encoded by the coding sequence ATGCAATCCGAGGTTCAGGCGCTGATCGCGCGCAGCAACCGGCTCGGCGCCGACCCGACCACGACGAACTACGCCGGGGGCAACACCTCCGCCAAGGGTGCGGCCACCGACCCGGTCACCGGCGGCCCGGTCGAACTGCTCTGGGTGAAGGGTTCCGGCGGCGACCTCGGCACCCTCACCCAATCCGGACTGGCCGCTCTGCGGATGGACCGGCTGCGCGCCCTCGTCGACGTCTACCCCGGCATCGAGCGGGAAGACGAGATGGTTGCCGCGTTCGACTACTGCCTGCACGGCCGGGGCGGGGCGGCGCCGTCCCTCGACACCGCCATGCACGGGCTCGTCGATGCCGCGCACGTCGACCATCTGCACCCCGATGCCGGTATCGCCATCGCCACGGCCGCCGACGGGCCGGAGCTGACCAAGGAGATCTTCGGCGACCGGGTGCTGTGGGTCCCCTGGCGGCGGCCCGGCTTCCAACTCGGCCTGGACATCGCCGCGGTGGCACGGGCCAACCCGCAGGCGATCGGCGTGATCCTCGGCGGTCACGGCATCACCGCTTGGGGCGGGACCAGCGACGAGTGCGAGCGCCACTCGCTGGAGATCATCCGGGCCGCGCAGGCGTACCTCGACGAGCGGGGTCGCGCCGAGCCCTTCGGCCCGGTCATCGCCGGCTACGAGCCGCTGCCCACCGACGAACGCCGACGTCGAGCGGCGGCGCTGTTCCCGGTGCTGCGGGGCCTGGCGTCCACCGACCGGCCGCAGGTCGGCCACTTCACCGACAGCCCCGGCGTGCTCGACTTCGTCTCGCGGGAGAAGCACCCCACGCTCGCCGCCCTCGGCACGTCCTGCCCGGACCACTTCCTGCGCACCAAGGTCCGCCCGATGGTGCTCGACCTGCCGCCCACCGCGCCCGTCGAGGACGTGATCGCCCGACTCCGGGAGCTGCACACCGCCTACCGTGACGACTACCGCGCCTACTACGAGCGACACGCCAACGCGGACAGCCCGCCGATGCGGGGCGCCGACCCGGCCGTGGTCCTGGTGCCCGGGGTGGGAATGTTCAGCTTCGGCGCCAACAAGCAGACCGCCCGCGTCGCTGGCGAGTTCTACGTCAACGCCATCAACGTGATGCGCGGCGCGGAAGCCGTGTCGCGCTACGCGCCGATCGACGAGGCCGAGAAGTTCCGGATCGAGTACTGGGCCCTGGAGGAGGCGAAGCTTCAGCGGATGCCGAAGTCGAAGGCCCTCGCCACACGGGTCGCGTTCGTGACCGGAGGCGGCTCCGGGATCGGCCGGGCGATCGCCCACCGGCTCGCCGCGGAGGGCGCGTGTGTCGTGGTCGCCGACCGCGACGCGCAGGCGGCCACCGCCGTCGCCGCCGAGATCGGCGGCGCGGACGTGGCGGTCGCCGTCGCGGCCGACGTCAGCGACGGCAAGGCCGTCGCCGGCGCCCTGCGGGAGGCGGTGCTCGCCTTCGGTGGGGTGGACCTGGTGGTGAACAACGCCGGGCTGTCGCTGTCCAAGTCGCTGTTGGAGACGACCGAGGCGGACTGGGACATCCAGCACGACGTGATGGCCAAGGGTTCCTTCCTCGTCTCCCGGGAGGCCGCACGGGTGCTGCTGGCACAGGGAATGGGCGGCGACATCGTCTACATCTCCAGCAAGAACTCCCTGTTCGCCGGTCCGAACAACGTGGCGTACGGCGCGGCGAAGGCCGACCAGGCCCACCAGGTTCGGCTGCTCGCCGCCGAACTCGGCGGCCACGGCATCCGGGTCAACGGTGTCAACCCGGACGGGGTGGTCCGCGGCTCCGGCATCTTCGCCGGCGGCTGGGGTGCGCAGCGGGCGGCCGTCTACGGCGTGCCGGAGGAGAAGCTGGGCGAGTTCTACGCCCAACGCACCCTGCTCAAGCGTGAGGTGCTGCCCGAGCACGTCGCCAACGCGGTCTTCGTACTCACCGGCGGCGAGCTGTCGCACACCACGGGCCTGCACGTCCCGGTGGACGCCGGTGTCGCCGCGGCCTTCCTCCGCTGA
- the rhaI gene encoding L-rhamnose isomerase has translation MTQPDARTLERVKLALRSQRIETPSWAYANSGTRFKVFPQEGVPRDPYEKVADAAVVHQLTGIAPTVALHIPWDRVDDYADLATFAEDHGVGLGAINANVFQDNDYKLGSVTNPDPGVRRKAIDHLLECVDIMDRTGSRDLKLWFSDGTNYPGQDDIRARQDRLAAALRETYDRLGDDQRLLLEYKLFEPAFYTTDVPDWGTAYAHCLELGPKAQVVIDTGHHAPGTNIEFIVAFLLRVGKLGAFDFNSRFYADDDLMVGSADPFQLFRIMYEIVRGDALAPEAGIAFMLDQCHNIEAKIPAIIRSVLNVQEATAKALLVDADALAAAQRSGDVLAANAVLMDAYNTDVRPLLGELRADLGLDPDPMAAYARSGYFDKIRAERAGGQQAGWGA, from the coding sequence ATGACGCAGCCCGACGCGCGGACCCTCGAACGGGTCAAGCTGGCTCTGCGGTCCCAGCGCATCGAGACGCCATCCTGGGCGTACGCCAACTCCGGAACCCGTTTCAAGGTCTTCCCCCAGGAGGGGGTGCCGCGCGACCCGTACGAGAAGGTCGCCGACGCGGCCGTCGTACACCAGCTCACCGGCATCGCACCCACGGTGGCGCTGCACATCCCGTGGGACCGTGTCGACGACTACGCCGACCTGGCCACGTTCGCCGAGGATCACGGCGTCGGTCTGGGCGCGATCAACGCCAACGTCTTCCAGGACAACGACTACAAGCTGGGCAGCGTCACCAACCCGGATCCGGGGGTGCGCCGCAAAGCCATCGACCACCTGCTCGAGTGTGTCGACATCATGGACCGGACCGGCTCCCGCGACCTGAAGCTCTGGTTCTCCGACGGCACCAACTACCCCGGTCAGGATGACATCCGTGCCCGGCAGGACCGGCTCGCGGCGGCGCTGCGCGAAACCTACGACCGGCTCGGCGACGACCAACGGCTGCTGCTCGAGTACAAGCTGTTCGAGCCGGCCTTCTACACCACGGACGTGCCGGACTGGGGCACCGCATACGCGCACTGCCTGGAGCTGGGCCCAAAGGCCCAGGTGGTCATCGACACCGGGCACCACGCCCCGGGCACGAACATCGAGTTCATCGTGGCGTTCCTGCTGCGCGTCGGGAAGCTCGGCGCGTTCGACTTCAACTCACGCTTCTACGCCGACGACGACCTGATGGTCGGCTCGGCGGACCCGTTCCAGCTGTTCCGGATCATGTACGAGATCGTCCGTGGCGACGCGTTGGCGCCGGAGGCCGGCATCGCGTTCATGCTCGACCAGTGCCACAACATCGAGGCGAAGATCCCGGCCATCATCCGCTCGGTGCTCAACGTGCAGGAGGCGACGGCGAAGGCGCTGCTCGTCGACGCGGACGCGTTGGCCGCCGCGCAGCGCAGCGGTGACGTGCTCGCCGCCAACGCCGTGCTGATGGACGCGTACAACACCGACGTCCGACCACTGCTCGGCGAGCTCCGGGCGGACCTGGGCCTGGATCCGGACCCGATGGCCGCGTACGCCCGCTCCGGCTACTTCGACAAGATCCGCGCCGAACGCGCCGGCGGCCAGCAGGCCGGCTGGGGCGCCTGA
- a CDS encoding L-rhamnose mutarotase — MPRVCFTLQVDPERLDEYRARHARVWPEMLSALAESGWRDYSLFLREDGLLVGYLVTDDFAAAQAAMQASDVNARWQAEMASYFVDLDNGAPDRSMRPLDEVFNLEAQLAADPAARSAVETGDSS; from the coding sequence GTGCCCCGCGTCTGCTTCACCCTTCAGGTAGACCCCGAACGTCTGGACGAATACCGCGCCCGCCACGCGCGGGTCTGGCCGGAGATGCTCTCCGCGCTGGCCGAGAGCGGCTGGCGGGACTATTCGCTCTTCCTCCGCGAGGACGGCCTGCTCGTGGGCTATCTGGTCACCGACGACTTCGCGGCGGCCCAGGCCGCCATGCAGGCCAGCGACGTCAACGCCCGCTGGCAGGCGGAGATGGCGTCGTACTTCGTCGACCTCGACAACGGTGCCCCCGACCGCTCCATGCGGCCGTTGGACGAGGTCTTCAACCTTGAGGCGCAGCTTGCCGCAGATCCTGCGGCGCGGTCCGCCGTAGAGACGGGAGATTCATCATGA
- the rhaS gene encoding rhamnose ABC transporter substrate-binding protein translates to MSAYRRGLRVGATSLALAALLLSAACGGTTRDNSNDDAGAGNQASGAANPDAAIKEGLKIAFLPKALNNPYFTVSDNGGKAAVTEFKGEFKEVGPSEASASSQVSYINTLSQQGMDVIVTSANDPNAICGALNQAKAAGAKIVTFDSDTKPECRQIFVNQVTAEGIAENQVKLISQQIGGEGEIAILSATANATNQNAWIALMKNELTKPEYSKIKLVTVAYGNDDDQKSFQETQGLLQSYPNLKGIISPTTVGVAAAGRYLSGSQYKGKVKLTGLGTPNQMRQYVKDGTVDAFALWSPADLGYLAAYAGAALASGQITGAEGDKFKAGKLGEFTVAKDGVVILGPPTVFDKNNIDQFQF, encoded by the coding sequence ATGTCCGCATACCGCAGAGGCCTCCGGGTCGGGGCCACCAGCCTCGCCCTCGCCGCACTGCTGCTCAGCGCCGCCTGTGGCGGCACCACCCGGGACAACTCCAACGACGACGCCGGCGCCGGAAACCAGGCGAGCGGCGCCGCCAATCCCGACGCCGCCATCAAGGAAGGGTTGAAGATCGCCTTCCTGCCCAAGGCCCTCAACAACCCCTACTTCACCGTCTCGGACAACGGCGGCAAGGCCGCGGTCACCGAGTTCAAGGGCGAGTTCAAGGAGGTCGGCCCCTCCGAGGCCAGCGCCTCCTCCCAGGTCAGCTACATCAACACCCTGTCCCAGCAGGGCATGGACGTGATCGTCACCTCGGCCAACGACCCGAACGCGATCTGCGGGGCGCTCAACCAGGCAAAGGCGGCCGGCGCGAAGATCGTCACCTTCGACTCCGACACCAAGCCGGAGTGCCGCCAGATCTTCGTCAACCAGGTGACCGCCGAGGGCATCGCCGAGAACCAGGTCAAGCTCATCTCGCAGCAGATCGGCGGCGAGGGCGAGATCGCCATCCTCTCCGCCACCGCCAACGCGACCAACCAGAACGCCTGGATCGCGCTGATGAAGAACGAGCTGACGAAGCCCGAATACAGCAAGATCAAGCTGGTCACCGTGGCGTACGGCAACGACGACGACCAGAAGTCCTTCCAGGAGACCCAGGGTCTGCTGCAGTCGTACCCGAACCTCAAGGGCATCATCTCTCCGACCACGGTCGGTGTCGCGGCGGCCGGGCGTTACCTCAGCGGGTCGCAGTACAAGGGCAAGGTCAAGCTGACCGGGCTGGGCACCCCGAACCAGATGCGCCAGTACGTCAAGGACGGCACCGTCGACGCGTTCGCGCTGTGGAGCCCGGCCGACCTCGGTTACCTGGCGGCGTACGCCGGAGCGGCACTGGCCTCCGGCCAGATCACCGGCGCTGAGGGCGACAAGTTCAAGGCCGGCAAGCTCGGCGAGTTCACCGTCGCGAAGGACGGGGTGGTCATCCTCGGCCCACCCACCGTGTTCGACAAGAACAACATCGACCAGTTCCAGTTCTGA
- a CDS encoding ABC transporter permease codes for MAHDSLYAAPPTAEAEPGAGRLASLRGLFGSWDAVIVAALVVAVLVASLTVENFASGRNAQFLLLDLMPLALIALPMTLIVITGEIDLSVASMVGLCSTLMGQLWLSSGLSLELICVLVVLLGAVLGAVNGLFVTGFGLPSLAVTIGTLALYRGLSFVVLGDQAVADFPADWTAAAVRNIPGTSIPVVVVPLLLLAVIFGVVLHATAAGRALYAMGNNDQAATFTGVSVARTKFWLFVVSGAVCGLVGIFWTLRYASARGDNATGLELTVVTAVLLGGVSIFGGRGALLGVLAGVLLLGVLRNALQLADVDANALTIVTGSLLIASVVLPNAVADIRARLHRRRQRHPVAS; via the coding sequence ATGGCGCATGACAGCCTGTACGCCGCACCGCCCACCGCCGAGGCCGAGCCCGGCGCGGGCCGTCTCGCCAGCCTGCGCGGGCTGTTCGGCTCCTGGGACGCGGTGATCGTCGCCGCCCTCGTGGTGGCCGTGCTGGTCGCCAGCCTGACCGTGGAGAACTTCGCCAGCGGTCGCAACGCCCAGTTCCTGCTGCTCGACCTGATGCCGCTGGCGCTCATCGCGCTGCCGATGACCCTGATCGTGATCACCGGTGAGATCGACCTCTCGGTGGCCAGCATGGTCGGGCTGTGCAGCACGCTGATGGGGCAGCTCTGGCTCTCCAGTGGACTGTCCCTGGAGCTGATCTGTGTCCTCGTGGTGCTGCTGGGCGCCGTGCTCGGCGCGGTGAACGGCCTCTTCGTCACCGGCTTCGGTCTGCCGTCGCTGGCGGTGACCATCGGCACGCTCGCTCTCTACCGGGGATTGTCCTTCGTCGTGCTCGGCGACCAGGCGGTGGCGGACTTCCCGGCCGACTGGACCGCTGCCGCGGTGCGCAACATCCCCGGTACGTCGATCCCGGTGGTGGTGGTCCCGCTGCTGCTGCTCGCAGTGATCTTCGGGGTCGTGCTGCACGCCACCGCCGCCGGTCGCGCGCTCTACGCCATGGGAAACAACGACCAGGCCGCCACGTTCACCGGTGTCTCGGTGGCCCGGACGAAGTTCTGGCTCTTCGTGGTCTCCGGCGCGGTGTGCGGGCTGGTCGGCATCTTCTGGACGCTGCGGTACGCCAGCGCCCGCGGCGACAATGCCACCGGCCTGGAGCTGACCGTGGTGACCGCCGTGCTGCTCGGCGGTGTCTCGATCTTCGGCGGTCGGGGTGCGCTGCTCGGTGTGCTGGCCGGTGTGCTGCTGCTCGGCGTCCTGCGCAACGCGCTGCAGCTCGCCGACGTCGACGCCAACGCGCTGACGATCGTCACCGGCAGCCTGCTCATCGCATCCGTCGTGCTGCCCAACGCGGTCGCGGACATCCGCGCCCGGCTGCACCGTCGACGACAGCGGCACCCCGTCGCTTCGTGA
- a CDS encoding ABC transporter permease, with protein MSLTDAGAPERAAGDTPTDPGRQRRTLTERLLAVRELSLLVALGLLVLVTTLRNDRFLSGQSIKDLLLGCAILVILAVGQTLVIVTRNVDLSVGSILGLVAFATGSLFLWAPGTPWPVALVVGVALGALGGAVNGGLIAVARVPALVITLGTLYAFRGVDYYWASGRQINAADMPASFLRLGNQTVLGVPVLFLVALVVVAAVGFYLRSYRSGRELYAIGSEPAAARLSGIPVGRRVFAVFVASGALAGLAGVLYAARFGTLDAAAGTGLELQVVAAAVVGGVAIFGGSGSAYGAALGAVLLTTIGSSLAVLRIDPFWQQAVVGALILAAIGLDRLLALRVAARLRGRSAHGA; from the coding sequence ATGAGCCTCACCGACGCCGGCGCGCCCGAACGGGCCGCCGGGGACACCCCAACCGACCCCGGTCGGCAGCGCCGCACCCTCACCGAACGGCTGCTGGCCGTACGCGAGCTGAGCCTGCTGGTCGCGCTCGGCCTGCTGGTCCTGGTGACCACCCTGCGCAACGATCGGTTCCTGAGCGGCCAGAGCATCAAGGACCTGCTGCTGGGCTGCGCGATCCTGGTGATCCTGGCGGTCGGCCAGACCCTGGTCATCGTCACCCGCAACGTCGACCTCTCCGTCGGGTCGATCCTGGGTCTGGTCGCCTTCGCCACCGGCTCGCTGTTCCTCTGGGCACCCGGTACGCCCTGGCCGGTGGCGCTCGTCGTGGGTGTCGCGCTGGGCGCGCTGGGCGGCGCGGTCAACGGCGGCCTGATCGCGGTTGCCCGGGTGCCCGCCCTGGTCATCACGCTCGGCACCCTCTACGCCTTTCGCGGTGTCGACTACTACTGGGCGTCCGGCCGGCAGATCAACGCCGCCGACATGCCCGCGTCGTTCCTGCGGCTGGGCAACCAGACGGTGCTCGGCGTACCCGTGCTGTTCCTCGTCGCACTGGTCGTCGTCGCCGCCGTCGGTTTCTACCTGCGCTCCTACCGCAGCGGCCGGGAGCTGTACGCGATCGGCTCCGAACCGGCCGCCGCCCGGCTCTCCGGCATCCCGGTGGGCCGGCGGGTGTTCGCCGTCTTCGTCGCCAGCGGCGCCCTCGCCGGGCTCGCCGGCGTGTTGTACGCGGCCCGGTTCGGCACCCTCGACGCGGCCGCCGGCACCGGCCTGGAACTCCAGGTCGTCGCCGCGGCCGTGGTGGGCGGGGTGGCGATCTTCGGAGGCAGCGGCAGCGCGTACGGCGCGGCACTCGGCGCCGTGCTGTTGACCACGATCGGCAGCTCACTTGCCGTCCTGCGTATCGACCCGTTCTGGCAGCAGGCCGTGGTCGGCGCACTCATCCTCGCCGCCATCGGGCTGGACCGGCTCCTGGCCCTGCGGGTGGCGGCCCGCCTCCGAGGGAGAAGCGCGCATGGCGCATGA
- a CDS encoding sugar ABC transporter ATP-binding protein, producing the protein MTADAPGTPAPLLVLDGVTKSFGAVAALRGVHLALRSGEAHALVGENGAGKSTLVKVLAGAHAPDSGSMTLDGQPLRLRGPADARAAGIAVIYQEPTLFPDLSVAENIFMGRQPLRALRRIDTAAMNRDAERLFQRLGVRIDPTRPARGLSIADQQLVEIAKAISFDARVLVMDEPTAALSGVEVERLFAVARSLCEGGAAVLFISHRFNEVFDLCHRVTVLRDGAWVSSDDTADLTVDEVVRRMVGRDVSSLYPKQDAELRDTLLEVRGLTRAGVFTDVSFSVRGGEIVALAGLVGAGRSEVARAVFGVDRYDAGDVLVAGRAVPAGNPSRAIAAGMALVPEDRRQQGLVMELSVERNATLARRRALSRLGLLLGGAERAEARHWTRRLQVKASRLGAPVATLSGGNQQKVVLAKWLATEPRVLIIDEPTRGIDVGTKSEVHRLLSELAGEGLAILMISSELPEVLGMADRVLVMHEGRLVRELPRAEADETSIMFAATGQGATA; encoded by the coding sequence ATGACCGCCGACGCACCCGGCACGCCGGCTCCGCTGCTGGTCCTCGACGGCGTGACGAAGTCCTTCGGGGCCGTCGCCGCGCTACGCGGGGTGCACCTGGCGCTACGCTCCGGTGAGGCCCACGCCCTGGTCGGCGAGAACGGGGCGGGCAAGTCCACCCTGGTGAAGGTCCTGGCCGGCGCACACGCACCGGACTCCGGCTCGATGACCCTGGACGGACAACCGCTGCGGCTGCGCGGTCCCGCCGACGCTCGGGCCGCTGGCATCGCGGTCATCTACCAGGAGCCGACGCTCTTCCCGGACCTCTCCGTGGCGGAGAACATCTTCATGGGTCGGCAACCGCTGCGCGCCCTGCGTCGCATCGACACCGCCGCGATGAACCGCGACGCCGAGCGGTTGTTCCAGCGGCTGGGTGTCCGCATCGACCCGACCCGGCCCGCGCGTGGCCTCTCCATCGCCGACCAGCAGCTCGTCGAGATCGCCAAGGCGATCTCCTTCGACGCCCGCGTCCTGGTCATGGACGAGCCCACCGCCGCGCTCTCCGGGGTGGAGGTCGAGCGGCTCTTCGCGGTCGCCCGGTCGCTCTGCGAGGGTGGGGCGGCCGTGCTGTTCATCTCGCACCGGTTCAACGAGGTGTTCGACCTGTGCCACCGCGTCACCGTGCTGCGCGACGGCGCCTGGGTCTCCAGCGACGACACCGCCGACCTGACCGTCGACGAGGTGGTGCGGCGCATGGTCGGCCGGGACGTCTCCTCGCTCTACCCGAAGCAGGACGCCGAGCTGCGGGACACCCTGCTCGAAGTCCGTGGGCTGACCCGGGCCGGCGTCTTCACCGATGTGTCGTTCTCCGTCCGGGGCGGGGAGATCGTGGCGCTCGCCGGGCTGGTCGGCGCCGGACGCAGCGAGGTCGCCCGTGCCGTCTTCGGTGTCGACCGCTACGACGCGGGGGACGTCCTGGTGGCGGGTCGCGCCGTCCCGGCGGGGAACCCGAGCCGGGCGATCGCGGCCGGCATGGCGCTGGTCCCCGAGGACCGACGACAGCAGGGCCTGGTCATGGAGCTGTCGGTGGAGCGCAACGCCACCCTGGCCCGCCGCCGGGCGCTGAGCCGGCTGGGCCTCCTGCTCGGCGGCGCGGAGCGCGCCGAGGCCCGCCACTGGACACGGCGGCTGCAGGTGAAGGCCTCCCGGCTCGGCGCGCCCGTGGCGACCCTCTCCGGGGGCAACCAGCAGAAGGTCGTGCTCGCCAAGTGGCTGGCCACCGAACCACGGGTCCTGATCATCGACGAACCCACCCGTGGCATCGACGTCGGCACCAAGTCCGAGGTACACCGGCTGCTCTCCGAGCTGGCCGGCGAGGGCCTGGCCATCCTCATGATCAGCAGCGAGCTGCCCGAGGTGCTCGGCATGGCCGACCGGGTTCTCGTCATGCACGAGGGGCGACTGGTCCGCGAGCTGCCCCGGGCCGAGGCGGACGAGACCTCCATCATGTTCGCCGCCACCGGTCAAGGAGCGACCGCATGA
- a CDS encoding LacI family DNA-binding transcriptional regulator produces the protein MATANIKEVARHAGVSLGTVSNVLNRPDTVAPATRQRVLDAITTLGYVRNDSARQLRAGHSRTVAIVVLDVANPFFTDVVRGAEQVIEGAGAMLVVCNSGEDSARERRHLELLEEQRVRGVLITPVDHGPQPTLDKLIQRGIPVVLVDRGTGRANRCSVAVDDVLGGRLAMDHLLDQGHQRIAYLGGPLTIAQVADRHAGAAAALKDRGSTADLRVAVTTSLTVAAGRRAAEELLALPVRKRPTAVFCANDLLALGVLQELTARGLRVPADVAIVGYDDIEFAGAAAVPLSSVRQPRGQLGRAAAELLLEEAESGATHRHRHVVFQPELVVRRSSDQPRRTRR, from the coding sequence ATGGCAACGGCGAACATCAAGGAGGTGGCCCGGCATGCCGGCGTTTCGCTCGGCACCGTGAGCAACGTGCTCAACCGCCCCGACACGGTCGCTCCCGCTACCCGTCAGCGCGTGCTCGACGCCATCACTACCCTCGGCTACGTACGCAACGACTCGGCACGTCAACTGCGCGCCGGGCACAGTCGCACCGTCGCGATCGTCGTCCTGGACGTGGCCAACCCGTTCTTCACCGACGTGGTCCGGGGAGCCGAACAGGTGATCGAGGGGGCCGGCGCCATGCTCGTCGTCTGCAACAGCGGCGAGGACAGCGCCCGGGAGCGCCGCCACCTCGAGTTGCTGGAGGAGCAGCGGGTCCGCGGTGTGCTCATCACCCCGGTCGACCACGGCCCGCAGCCCACCCTGGACAAGCTCATCCAGCGAGGCATTCCGGTGGTGCTGGTGGACCGGGGAACGGGCCGGGCGAACCGTTGCTCGGTGGCGGTCGACGACGTGCTCGGCGGCCGACTCGCCATGGACCACCTGCTGGACCAGGGCCACCAACGCATCGCCTACCTCGGTGGCCCGCTCACCATCGCCCAGGTCGCCGACCGGCACGCCGGGGCCGCCGCAGCGCTGAAGGACCGCGGCAGCACCGCTGACCTCCGGGTGGCGGTGACCACCAGCCTGACCGTCGCCGCTGGCCGACGCGCCGCCGAGGAACTGCTCGCGCTTCCCGTCCGGAAGCGCCCGACCGCCGTGTTCTGCGCCAACGACCTGCTCGCGCTCGGTGTACTCCAGGAGCTGACCGCGCGTGGTCTGCGGGTACCGGCCGACGTGGCCATCGTCGGCTACGACGACATCGAGTTCGCCGGCGCGGCGGCGGTGCCGCTGTCGTCGGTGCGCCAGCCCCGCGGCCAGCTCGGCCGCGCCGCAGCGGAGCTGTTGCTCGAAGAGGCCGAGTCCGGCGCCACCCACCGGCACCGACACGTGGTGTTCCAGCCCGAGCTGGTCGTACGCCGATCCAGCGACCAACCCCGACGCACCCGGCGCTGA